Within the Trachemys scripta elegans isolate TJP31775 chromosome 4, CAS_Tse_1.0, whole genome shotgun sequence genome, the region ATGTGTTTTTAACTTCTTGACTATAGAGTGATGAATTACCATCtagatcgggggtgggggggagaaaaagaactttttgtcccgagggccacatctgggtgggaaaaCTGCACgaagggccatgaatgtagggctggggcagagggttggggtacaggaggaagtgcagtgtgcaggagggggctcaaggcaaggggctggggtgcaggatgtctgaggggctcagggcaggggtgcagaagagggctcagggcaggtggttggggtgcgggctccggcccagCGCCACTTACCTTGAGCAGTAGCAGGGCTTAAGGCAGTCTCCACGTCCCtgtgaccggggggggggggggggggagaaggaagggaggaGCAGGCAGACGGCTCTGTGCACTGGCttcgcctgcgggtacctccccccgaggcacccattggccatggttctccattcccagccaatgggagctgcagggggcggtgcctgcgggcaaggGCAGCAAACGAtgccctctgcccccatccccctaggggctgcagggatgtggtaccggccacttctgggagcaatgcagggccagggcaggcagggagcctgccttagccccaagcgccatgggggtggcaatcccatgggccatagtttgcccaccctgatctaGATTCTAATACAAACACAGGTCAATGAACCATTTAGAGGCAACTAGGTCCATTCCAGAACCAAGTATGTCTCATTCAAGGGAGAACAGCCACTCTTCACAACTCAGGCCTCTAGTTGCagaatttcagagtagcagccgtgttagtctatatctgcaaaaagaacaggggtactcgtggcaccttagagaccaacaaatttattagagcataagatttcatggactacagcccacttcttcggatgcatatgctgtagtccacaaaagcttatgctctaataaatttgttagtctctaaggtgccacgagtccTCCTGTTCTAGTTGCAGAATGTTTTCCAAACAGGTGGCTCCCAACACTGCCTTGAACAAGAAAATATCGTGACCAATCCCAAAACATGTCCAATCCAGACAGCCCCTCCTGACATCTTTTTTCCCCACCTCAGAAAGGAGGAAGGCACCTGCTTGGAGGCTACCCAGCCCCTCTCCTCACTGCAACAGACCTAGAGTTGGCACAGGTAATTGCACCGACCTCCAATCAGGCGGATGTAACTGTCCTTGGTCAGAATGGCTTCTGCATGAAACACCAATATGGGGATCCTCCTGCAGCCACCAGTCCACATGATGCATGGGTGATCCCTGCAACAGAGAGATGGTTAACAACATGAGAGCAACTGAGCCTCATGCATACACAGGGGATTACTCACTATGAAGGGATCCTGGTTAGTCCCCCCACAGCAGTGTCATACATTCCCAGGCTTGCACACCAGCCTGCAAGTGTGATATGCAGGCACAAGTGGGCTAGCTTAAAGTATGAGTAAATCCTAACCCAAAACCTTTTTTTGCTTTGGTCCAATCCAGAACAAAGCAGGTCTCATTCAAGGGAGAACAGTCACCCTCCATAACACAGGCTTCTAGTTGGGAATGTTTTTCAGACAACATTGGCTTGACCAAGAACAAGAACAAACCGTGACCAATCCCAAAACACAACCAATCCAGACAGCTCCTCCTGACAtctcttctttccccccttcATTTTACCTTGGGCTTTTATATTTAATTGATATGAGTTTAACTGGTTAAGTAACTTGCATGACTTCCCCAAGAGGAGCCTCACACTTCTCCACTAAAGAACTCAGGAATCACATCTCTACACAAAGCAAGAGCCACACCCAAGGACAGAGGAATACGGCACTAGCATTATATCCACACTCCTAGCCCCACCAACCCAAGCAAAGCAGGAGCCACTCCACTGTATAAGGATTGCATACTAGTGCACTGCTGCCTTGCTTCAGATCTGTACTCCCAAGTGCACTAAGTGGCCACTGTGCTGGCATCCTGGGCTCAGAAATTAAACAAGCAACAGGAATCACACATTGTTCTACACAATGGGTGACGCTATCTGCACCCTTTTTAACTTATGTCAAAGACAATAAGATTGCAGCCCAGAATTCTACAGGGTTGTCCATGGCCACTCAGCAGCCTATGGAGGCTATAGGTGCCAGAATCCAATAATCTATTTTGAGCCAAGCAGCCAGGCCACATTGCATACTGGGAACGGTAGCCTCTATTAAAAGGGGAGAACAGTTGCAATCTGTTCAATTTGATCCCAGTTCAGTCCAACCCTCAGCTAGGTAGTTTGGGCATAGCCCTTTTGCACCTCAGTCTTGCTTCTGTTCTTtggttttgcagattttttttttttttttttaagctttttgtTAAGGTACCTAAACACAACACTACAAGACAAGCCTGGCAACAGGAATGGAAGCAGAAACTGTATTGTACCAAACAGTAACTTTAAGATTGGCTAAACTGACAGTGCCCTGTTGTTGTCTAGCACTGGCCACATCTCACTATGCAGTGTCAAAGCCCCAGACTATCACAGTGCAAAAACACTGACGTTTGTATGTGTTCAAAGGCTCAGCATCAGGAAGGAGCACCATATCTATCAGCAGATCAGGGCCTGCTTTACCTGCACTGAGGTAGCCACTTCCAGAACATGGAAGGGAAAAGCCTGCAACAAGAGTTGCCAGTCTGGTGAATGTGTCTGTACAAattatgaatcctgtttgatACTGAAGTGGTGAAACTGCTTTATCACGGAATGCTCCTCTATCCAGATCCAGCATGGACTGACAACCTATAGAATGTCCACACCAGACTAAGGACAATggtatgtacttaactttaactACTGTACTCTGACCAGACAACAGATATGCTCAGCAGGTTAGCTGGGACTGGGAGAAAGTAATTCTCCAACTTGTCTGCAAGGAGTGGGAAAGTGGAGAGGAAAACTTGTGTTTTAGAATCTTGTACACAGTGTCTGCATTTAACATGTTATACCTACCACATGTGCCTTGAAGACAAACTGTGGGCCCAGAGCACCCACCCaactggagttctgggagagggcaAGTCTGAGAGGCCAGCACTGAGTCTAGAGACTGGGCAAGAGACCACCTGACTGCACCTTTCAGGTGGGAGTGCTAGAAAGAAGATCTGCACCCTAAGAGTGTGCCCAGAGATCCTAAGACAGTGGCAATGGCAGATCTCCATTCAGTGTGAGTAATTAAAATATCCACGGATTCAGCAGTCTGGTGACTGACCAAGAGGGGGCACTCCCCTGGAGCTGTGACAAGACGAAGCAGCTGAAGAGAAATACAGCACAAAACACTGAAAGCTATTATGTAAATATAAAGGCATAGAAGGCAAATTTGTCATTCTGTTTAAGTGGATAAAGCTCAGTAGTCATAACTCACTGCTAAGGGAAATCAAATATGAATAGTTACAGAAAAGCAAACACCCTGGGAGGGTGTGGAACATCTTCTAGATCTACATGGATCAATCAGAAGAGAAAGACACATATAGACGGGTGGATATGCAGAGCATGTAAGATTGTTGGCATTATTTGtagcttcttcagatgcatgccaGAGCAATGTTGCTTGTTTTGCCTGACCAAAATCCCTATTAGGTGAGGCTAAAATCAGGGTCTGAGCTGACAACACTGCAACTGATACCAGCTAGTTTGCTAGGCCTGCATCATCAGACTGTGTGCTAGGAGGAGAATATTTAAAGTTCCTAATGTAGCTTTGTCCCTGGAAGTGTTTACCCTTGGTCACCATAGAACTCATTCCAGGATACATGATGACTCAGTGTATTGGGTAGGATATAGAGCCTCTGACCTCCAATTCTTGCTTCAAATCCCACCCAAGTGGATATTGGACCTCAAATATCTGTTCAGACAATATGCAGTGTTATcatagctgtgtcggtcccaaggtattagagggacaagatgggtgatgtaatatcttttatttgacagACTTCTATTGacaaaagacaagcttttgaacttacacgTCTTCTTCAGATcggacctgaggaagagctctgtgtaagctcaaaagcttctctgaCCAATAGAAGATGGTTCAGCCAATATGAAATAAATCCGTGTCTTCAATGCAATTCCCACCAAACAGGTGTCTACAAAACCAACAACACAACTGTCCCCCATCCACCTTTACAATCTCAGGAGAAAGGCCGATAATTGAAAGAACCATAAAATCTGAATTCTGTCCAGGGCAGAGGAAGGCACACTGGGTGAGGCACAAAGGATTCAGTCTCCAAGGGCTCCTTTTTAGAGCAGTGGGCATTATACATGATTCTCTGCTTGTGCCCCAGCTAGATCCCTGTGACCTATACACACTGCCCCATCCCTGTTTTTATCATTCTTTGAATCTGTTGAGTTCTGGGCTTAGTGGTCCCTCCCTCACCTATCCACCAACCCAGTATTAAAATAGGCTACCACTTTTCACCAGTgataaactctttaaaaaaagtcattcagTAATATACTTGTCTGTACCCTTGGGTTACAAATGCACAGAGAAGTACCTGTGTACCCTCCCTTTCTGCATTTCTAGACAGAGATGCACAAGAAGGCTCCTATATGGGCACCTTCTCAAGACTGAGGTAAAGTAGTAATCTGCGTAGGCCCCCTCCCCACATGGGATAGAAAAGATCATTTTTGCCCATAGACCATCCAATGTATCAGACCAAATGTGCTGCATTTGaaagggaaacaaatatttcctttccctAAATAAAGGCAAGCCCCATCCatgctccctcccagcaccagaCCAGACCATTCGCACCTGAGCCCTCCTATCTGGCCCCAGAATCCTTCCACCCACCCTTAGTTGAATTCAATTGCTCACCCAGGGCCACTGTGCAGCAGCACCAAGTCTGAGCACAGGCTAGCACCTTACATAAGTGGGAATAGAGCCAAGACAGCAGGAAGAGGCTTTAGGTTAAGCTCTGCCCTGAGGATTTGCAGTGAGACCACTAGGGCTCAGACTATCCTCCAAGCGACTGTTCACATTCATCCGTAGCTTGACCTTGGTCACTTGGTGCAGACATTGTGGACAAACTGTGGTCTGACTGAAGGACACAAACTTGGGCCCTGCTTCCGCTTCCCTGGATGTTGGAGGACAACTGGCCAGCTCAATTTTGTCTGAAGTAATAGGTAGAGGCCCTCTGCATGGTCAGCTTGGGGAAGCCTTTGCCTCCAAGTCCCTGCTATGCTGAGAGTGATCTTTGAGAAAGAAGGGAACCCAGCTTATTAAAGCAAACTCAGATAATGTGGGAGCAGGACACCATTCTGGAAATGGACAACCCTGAAGCAGCAGAGATGGAAGGAGGTGCTAGACAAAGCCGGGGGTTAGGGCTGACAAGAACTCAAAGATGAGTGGaagtaacatagttcctattaaGCTTAAATAGAACATGGGGGGCAAGAGCACTCAAATGCCCTACATAACACAGGCTGCTCTGCAATTCCTTGTGCTGCCACAGGTGAAAACCAAAGCAAATGCAGCCAGCAGAACTGGGGGCTACCCATATTTCCCTGAATGGCAGCAAAGAGAATCCACCCTAGGTGAGAAGGGGATGCCAGTGAGTCATGAAAGAATGTACCAATAGATAGGAAGCCAGAAAATGAGTGGAGCAagagaaatcatagaatattagggctggaagggacctcaggaggtcatctagtccaaccccctgctcaaagcaggaccaatccccagatagatttttgccccaaatcgctaaatggcctcctcaaggactgaactcacaaccctgggtttagcaggccaatgctcaaaccactgagctatccctccccagagCTAAGGCCTCATCCCCTTCCAGAGGCTTCCTCTCTACAGGAAAGGGGGACCTTTTATGCTTCCCAAAGAGTTCTGCACCTACCAACACACCAGGTGACCTGATCTTTATTATTAAAAGCCCAAGACCCACCCCATCTATTTCCCCCCTCACCACACAGACTTGAAgcatgtggggagagagagaatgcagctgTCACACTAGATAAGTAAATATCCTCCAAAGACCCGAGTACATTCCAGGTGAAGCATAACTAAGGTTCAGGCACAGTGTATGTTTTTACTTACTCTGGCCCTTCTTCCACTTCTTCCTCCTCCGAGGACGAGCCAGTTTCCTCCAGGTCCCGAGCCATCCCAACTGGCATCTCCTATGGGAGTGTTCATGCAGCCCAGTCACAGTGGTCTCTTAGACCCTTTCATATAGAATCAGTGGATCTAGCCAGTGCAGCTACCTGCAATAATCATCAGAAGTATGAGTATATGACTGAGCAGAATAGCCTAGAGACAGATGTCAACTCAACACTACCTCAACTGTTTCCAGTACACAAATCTACATGGGATATAAACCTGCTGGGGCGTAAACCAACCTACTTGCTGCCAGAGGGCAGAAAGAAACTTCCTTAACTGTCggttcttgcactttcctctgaaccATCAGGTTCTGGCCACTAGTCCAGGACACTTGACTGCACAGACAGGAGATAGATAGCACTGCTATTTTTTAGTCACAGTGATACTCTTTTGGGGCCTTcaaccatcatgaagaatcccctgaGAGACCCTTCCTGGGTCTAACAGGTCCAGTGCAGGAAGTCCCAGGCTAGTTGCCCAAGTGTAGTTGGGCTGACTCAGCACCCCAGAGGAGGCAGTTACTTTCCTGTGCGCCTGACTCAGAGACTAGCTGGAAAGGGTCTGGCTACTTCAGCACTTTCTTCCTCCAAGGCTTTCTTTCCTGCTAGGgacatgctttagtcaaacaagccCGGGGGCTCCACACACGGATAActgggggaaggtctctggcctgggttatacaggagctcagacagtCACTTCGGGCTTTACCGCCTATGAAGGAGGGACTGGACCGCCACGCGGCCTGGTGCCGACCCGCGCTGGCCCAGGCCCTCTGGTCACTGCCCGTGCAGGAGCCTCCGACTCCCCCCGTTAGCCCGGCCAGAAGGGTCGGTCCGGGATGCGCGGAGAGCCCAGCACCCCGGTGACGCCTAGGGGGTCAGTGGGCACCACAGGCTGCCTGGGATAAGGGGCTTCCCAAGGCAGCGGCCCCTCCCCACGCCGCCCGCTCACCCGACCCCACCTGCCACCAAGGAGCCCGGCCGCGCTCCAGGGAGGCACCTGGCGCCGCCACACAGCCAGCCGGCCCCGCCGAAAGCAGCCGCCTCGGGGCTAGCGAGCCCGGGACACCAGGCTTCCCGCCGTGCTGCCAGGCGGCGCCCGCCGCTTCCCCCGCCGCTGGGAACCCTGGTGAGTTCCAGGTTCCCTGGGATCGCGCCGGGCCCCGCCCGCCTTCCTCCCGTACTTACAGCCTCGTCTTCCCGGGGGGGCTGAGCTCCGGGCAACTCAGCCCCGGCGGCCGCAGCTCCCGACGCTTCCCCGGTTACTACAACAACCAACAGGCAGGCAAccgccccaactccctgctgcgCAGGCGCCAGCGGCACCCTCCCTTCGCTCGTCCAGCCGCGCAGGCGCAAACGCTACATTGCGCTCCCTACTCAGCAAGGCGCAAGCGCACACCTTGCCTGGGCCACTTGCAGCTTCCGCCTCCTCTAACATGGCGATCGAGGAACCCGAACTATAGGCTGGGCCTATATTTTACGTCACCGCGCCGCAGGGGCGGAGCCCCCTTAGTGTATTTGATTCGTGTAGTGACCTATCAATCCACATGGCGTGTGAGTAGAGATGGTTCTAACAGCCAATCAGAGTAGGGGCAGGGCTAACATGGAACCAATCAATACGCAGAGCATCCAGGGGCGGAGGTGCTGCTGTATAGCGGTGGGGAGTCGCTGGGGctgcggggctgggagcaggtgTGCAGTGGCATGAGGGCTGGTCGGAGGATGCGGTGCAGGGGCTCGGGGGAGATCGGGGGAGGACTGGGCTGGGGGCTCTCTTGGGGAAGGGCGACAGGGAGGTGATGGGAGGCGGGgcggaaagggggtgggggacttGTAGGAGAGATTTGGGACAGGAGGAAGCGAAGTGGGGTGCAGCCCTGGGACAGTGGAGCGGGGAGTGCAAATCCCTATACTGGCAGTGGCGAGTAGGATGCATTAACGGGGGAGTCCAAGCCTTGATATCGTGATGGTCAGTGCCCAGCTTTGCCATACAAGGAGCTCAATACACTATCGGTTTTGCAGACGTCTCTGTTTGGGGTGATGTGgcaagctgctgctgccagtcgggggagagaggaaggtggAGAGGCTGCAACAAAGGTTTCTGAACAGGACCTACTTTGTCAAGTTTGGCCCAGGACCCAGACGATTAGTGACCTCCCACAGTGAGGCAGCATCATGCTTTTCCATCCCCTTTTGATGGACCTAGCGATTTCTACCTTTGCATTATGAGGGGTGTAGTGTAGGCCTCATCTGGTAGGGGCGGGTCTCTTTATGGGAATCTGTGGGAAGAGAAGGTGACTTTCTGTAGAAAAGCCTGGATCCTGGTTTAAGTGGAAGCGTTCTAGGGGGTGGAATCCATGTGGTTTCCTTTTGTGATGCTGATCTCCTGCCTTTGTCCCCAGGAGCAGGTACCAGAGCATGATGAGCCGTTTTCTGAATGTGTTGCGCAGCTGGCTGGTCATGGTGTCCATCATTGCAATGGGGAATACATTGCAGAGCTTTCGTGATCACAGCTTCCTCTCCGAGAAGCTGTACACGGGCACACCCACCCTTGGTAAGGAGCCCAGGTTGCCCTTCCTGCCCATAAAGAGGCATTACCATATCAGCTATACCTCATGTATCAACATCCTGCCCCAGGTCCTGGAGGACTTTTGTCCACATCTCAGAAGTGAGCCACAATTCGGGTCTTACCCTCCTGTGAGCCATATGCTAGCCCAAACTCACAAGGGCAACCAGCACCGTCCCTTCTTCAGCAATGAGCCCTCATCTTCTCTGGAGAGTGCCAACCTGTCTCCACTGTACCATCTTCTACAGCCTTAAGTCACCTGCTGGCCAAGATCTGGAACCCTTTCTCCAGAAAGGTTGGCACTAGATACATATGACCCTCTCACCAAGCCTGCAAATGCTGCTATTCAGCAGTTCTAGGCAGCAGACAGCATTGTTCAGCATCCACAGCAATGCACTTTTAACTCTGTGATCTTAGTACGGCTTCTTCAGTGCTGGAACAAGCCGTGGTTCCTTTCCCGCTTGAGGTCTGTGGTTTCTGGAAAGGGTGCATGGTTCAACAGCTACAGAAACACCCACTCAGCTGCCCCTTAATCATCTAGGAAACCTTGTTATTCTCTCCTACTTGCTGTGGGTGTAACTGCACTAGCTGGGAGAAGATCTCAtgttcttccttccctccaccaCTTTGCCTAACCTGCAGAGATGGTAGCTCATGGGAGGGAGCattcattttcctcatctgtcTCTTCTTCTCTGCACAGTGAATGGTCTCCAAGCTCGGACCTTTGGCATCTGGACTCTGCTCTCATCAGTGATTCGCTGCTCCTGTGCCATTGACATCCGCAACAAGACGTATGTAAGGGAAACACCAGAGAAGGGGTGTCCCTTTTTCCCCATAGTGTTCACTTGTCACTGCTATAACAGCTCTCTCCTGTCCTTTTATGGGGCAGCTCTGGGGGTTGTCAATAGCTGCTTCCTGAAATCCCCTTATTGGGCCCCTCTTGGGGTAGGGGTAGACAGTCTTCCCTTGAAACATCTTAACAGGTAGCTCAAGATGGGGGATTAATCACTGCTCTCTCAATATCCTTTATGGGGCAGCTCTTGGAATAAGAGGTTTAACTACTGCCCACTGAATCACAGGAGGAAAGGCCACTCATTTGAACCCAATTCTCAGATCAAGCTAATAATTACCAGATCTGACATGGCCTTTTAAGCCctatagtgcaggggttctcaacctttttctctctaagggctcagcaggggtggggaggcctcagggcaggggccttgggcataggcatagtttgacttctatttgggggggggcaggggccagtGGGGCTCGAGCCACCTCCGCATAGTGGAGTCCAGCGCCACCTCCactccctgactcacctcagcaggccacccagactgtctgggttggggggggggtcgcaaccaaaaattataactcaaaggtaGGGGGTTTCACTCAAAACGTTTGAAAACAgcttagggtgcagggagggggtagctaggggctgtgtgcggggggggggtaactcgggggggaggggggggttgctAGGGGCTGTGGGAGGGCAGCTCAGGGTAGAGGGAGGGCATCACTTGGGGCAGTGTGCAGACAGGGTAGCTCAACTTGCATGGGGGGTGGCTAGGGGCTGAGTGCGGGAAGGGGAGTAGCTCAAGGTGCAGGGAGGTGGgtactaggggctgtgtgtgggcagggagtagctcagggtgcagggaggtgggtactaggggctgtgtgtgggcagggagtagctcagggtgcagggaggtgggtactaggggctgtgtgtgggcagggagtagctcagggtgcagggaggtgggtactaggggctgtgtgtgggcagggagtaactcagggtgcagggaggtgggtactaggggctgtgtgtgggcaggggtagctcagggtgcagggagggcatAGCTCAGGGTGTAGGGAGATGGGTattaggggctgtgtgctgggaggaTTCCC harbors:
- the ERG28 gene encoding ergosterol biosynthetic protein 28 homolog — protein: MMSRFLNVLRSWLVMVSIIAMGNTLQSFRDHSFLSEKLYTGTPTLVNGLQARTFGIWTLLSSVIRCSCAIDIRNKTLYHITLLTFLIALAHFLSEVFVYGTAAPTIGVLAPLMVASFSILGMLIGLQYLDVDAVSRNKKKN